The following DNA comes from Tumebacillus amylolyticus.
GTTTCGTCCGAGGATGACGGTGACGCGGCCTCGTTCAACGGAGAGGCTCACCCCTTGGAGGATGTGGAATTGGTCGATGTAGGTCTGCAAGCCCTCAACCTGTAACATCGTCATCGTATAACCCTCCCAAGTACGCCGATTGCACCAGTTCGTTGCCCATGATCTCCTCCGGCGTGCCATGTGCAAGCAGGCGACCGTTGAACAACACGGCGAGTGAATCGGACAAGTCGAGCACCATGTCGATTTTGTGCTCGATCAGCAAGATCGTGTGCTCCCCAGACTCTTTGAGCCCGCGAATGACCTCGATGATCGCCGGCACTTCCTCCAGTGACATCCCCGCGGTCGGTTCGTCGAGCAAGAGCAACTTCGGCTCCAACGCGAGCAGGATGGCGATCTCCAACTTGCGCTTGTCGCCGTGCGAGAGGTTCTTCGCAATCTGCTCAGACTTGCCGCCGAGGTGGACTTTTTCCAGCAGGTGCATCGCTTTCTCTTCGTACTGTTTGAATTTCTTGTAGTGCGAGAACAGACGGAAGCTCCCGCCCCCGACTCCTTGGGCCGCGATGCGGACGTTCTCCAACACGGTCAAGTTCGGAAACACGTTGGTGATTTGAAACGAGCGCCCGATCCCAAGCCGTGTGCGTTGGTAAACCGGAAGTCCCGTGATGTCTCTACCGTGAAAAGCGACCGTGCCCGCTGTCGGTCGCAATTGTCCGGACAACAGGTTAAAAAACGTCGTCTTCCCTGCCCCGTTCGGGCCGATAATCGAGGTAAACGTCTGTGGAGTGACGGTGAAATCAACACCGTTCACGGCGACGTGTGCGCCAAACTGAATTGTCAGTCCGCGCGTTTCCAAAATGGGTTGCGCCACTGCGCCACCTCCTTAGCAAAAGTGCCCTGCCGACCAACGGCAGGGCTGTTCCTACTTCCAACCTTACTTGTTCGTAATCGGCGGAGCGGTCTCTTCCGGGCTCATCTCTTTGACCAAGGTCGGGACGAGGTAGTCGAAGCCATCCTTTTTCTCCAGCTTGACGATGTACATCGGCTGAATCGCTTGGTGGTCTTCTTTGCGGAAGGTGTAGTCGCCTTTCGCGCCGTGGACGGTCATGCCTTCCAACGCGGTGATCAGTTTGTCGCTGTCGGTTGAATGCGCTTTCTTGATCCCTTCCACGATTGCGATCCCGGCGGTGAAACCACCTGCAGTGAAGAGGTCCGGCGGCGTGCCGTTGAAGTCCTTTTTATGGTGCTCGACCAGCCAGTCGTTTTCTTTGTTTTTCGGGAGGCCGTAGTAGTACGCGGTCATACCTTGCAGCCCTACAGCGCCGTCGCCCATCGCTTTGATCCCCGCGATGTCCGGGATGCCAGTGGTGACTTTCATTTTCTCCGCCACTTTCAGTTCCGCGATTTGCTTGAACAGAGCGGCACCGCCGGCTCCTGCCCACGAGATCAGCAAAACGTCTGCTTTGGACTGGATGGCTTTTTGCAGGTACGGGGTGAAGTCTTGGGTGTCTTGCGGTGCGTACTCTTCCTGAGCGATCTTGCCGCCGGATTTCTCAATCGTGCCCTTCCAAGCCGCGTTGCTCGATTTGCCAAACACGGAGTCCGGTGCCAGAGCGAAGAACGATTTGCCCAGGTTCTCAACCGCGTACTTGCCGCCGGTCAGCGAGTCTTGCGAAGAGTTGCGGCCGGTGCGGAACACGTACTTGTTGAAGTTCTTGCCGGTGAGGTCGTCGGCTGCAGCCGGATCGATCATGTAGATTTTCTTGTACTCCTCGGCAAGCGGTTCGATCGCAGACGCGACAGACGAAGAAGCGGAGCCTTGGAGGATGTCGACATTGTCTTCCTCCAGGAGTTTGCGGGCTTTCTTGATCCCGTCGTCCGGTTTGCCGCCGTCGTCCTCGATCAAGAGTTGCACGTCGCGACCTTCGACTTTGTTCGTGCCGCCGGTTGCATATTCGATGCCCAGTTTCAGGCCGTTGAGTTCTTGAGTGCCGTAGCCTTCGAGAGCTCCGGACTTCGAGGTGACGACCCCGATCTTGATCGGTTCGGTGCTACCGCCTTTGGAGTCGGTCGTGGAAGCGGTTTCCTTCGTGTCGCTGCAACCTGCGAGAAGCATCGACAGAGAAACTACGGAGAGGAGACCGGCTTTGGCCCATTTGCTTTTTTGCATCACATTTCCCCCTATGTATTGTTCTGAATTTTGTCATAAATCTACATCAAAGTCGTTGCACAGGAGTTACAAATGGAGAAGAAGTGAGTTGCAACCTTAGCCCCAGCGAATGACGCAAGAGTCCCAAGCATACCCGATCCCCGCACTGACGAGGCCGACGAGGTGACCGGGTTGGATGCGCCCGCTTTCCAAACCGAGCTCGAGGGAGAGAATTTGGTCGATTTGGCCGATGTGCCCGTACTCGGAGAGATA
Coding sequences within:
- a CDS encoding substrate-binding domain-containing protein, with translation MQKSKWAKAGLLSVVSLSMLLAGCSDTKETASTTDSKGGSTEPIKIGVVTSKSGALEGYGTQELNGLKLGIEYATGGTNKVEGRDVQLLIEDDGGKPDDGIKKARKLLEEDNVDILQGSASSSVASAIEPLAEEYKKIYMIDPAAADDLTGKNFNKYVFRTGRNSSQDSLTGGKYAVENLGKSFFALAPDSVFGKSSNAAWKGTIEKSGGKIAQEEYAPQDTQDFTPYLQKAIQSKADVLLISWAGAGGAALFKQIAELKVAEKMKVTTGIPDIAGIKAMGDGAVGLQGMTAYYYGLPKNKENDWLVEHHKKDFNGTPPDLFTAGGFTAGIAIVEGIKKAHSTDSDKLITALEGMTVHGAKGDYTFRKEDHQAIQPMYIVKLEKKDGFDYLVPTLVKEMSPEETAPPITNK
- a CDS encoding ATP-binding cassette domain-containing protein, producing the protein MAQPILETRGLTIQFGAHVAVNGVDFTVTPQTFTSIIGPNGAGKTTFFNLLSGQLRPTAGTVAFHGRDITGLPVYQRTRLGIGRSFQITNVFPNLTVLENVRIAAQGVGGGSFRLFSHYKKFKQYEEKAMHLLEKVHLGGKSEQIAKNLSHGDKRKLEIAILLALEPKLLLLDEPTAGMSLEEVPAIIEVIRGLKESGEHTILLIEHKIDMVLDLSDSLAVLFNGRLLAHGTPEEIMGNELVQSAYLGGLYDDDVTG